The nucleotide sequence CTGGCGGCCGAAACAATGGTGGTTCTGGAAGATATCTACCTCCCCTACAGGCCAAAACGCCGGACAAGAGCGACGATAGCGAGAGAGAAAGGACTGGAGCCTCTTGCACAGCTGATTTTTAAACAGGGACCGGGGGATCCGCAGAACATCGCGCTTCCCTTTGTGATTCCCGAGAAAGGCGTCGAATCTGTAGAAGATGCACTGTCCGGCGCCCGGGATATCATCGCGGAATGGATTAACGAAGATCAGTTTGTGCGCACAAAAATGCGCCGGCTGTTCGAATCAAAGAGCACTTTCAAGTCCCGCGCAATTTCCGGAAAAGAGGAAGAAGGGAACAAGTACAGGGATTACTTTGAATGGGAGGAGCCGGCATTGAAGGCGCCTTCGCATCGCGTGCTCGCAATGAGGCGCGGTGAAGAGGAAGGCTTTTTGAGCCTTCGTGTTTTGCCTCCGGAAGAGGAAGCAATCGCGTTGCTGGAAACGCTTGTTGTCAAAGGTCAGAGTTTGAGTTCGGAACAAGTGAGAGTTGCATCACGTGATTGCTACAAAAGGCTTTTGTCTCTTTCGATGGAAACGGAGATCAGAGCAGCGACAAAGAAGGAAGCGGACCAGGAAGCGATCAGGGTCTTCGCTGAAAACCTTCGCCAGTTGCTGCTCGCGCCACCGCTGGGACAGAAGAAAATTCTGGCGATCGATCCAGGATTTCGCACAGGTTGCAAAGTGGTTTGTCTGGATAAACAGGGAAAACTGCTGCAAAACGACACAATCTTTCCGCTGTCCGATGCGGGCCAGGCCAAAGCCGCTGAAACGATTACACGGCTTTGCGAAAAATTCCATATTGAAGCAATCGCCATCGGCAACGGCACAGCCAGCAGAGAAACGGAAACATTCATCAAGAAATTGCAATTGCCTACAAACATCACAATCGTGATGGTGAATGAGAGTGGCGCATCGGTTTATTCGGCATCCGAAGTTGCGCGCGAAGAATTTCCGGATCAGGATGTGACCGTTCGCGGAGCGGTTTCAATCGGCAGAAGATTGATGGATCCGCTGGCGGAGCTTGTTAAGATCGATCCGAAATCGATCGGTGTAGGACAATATCAGCATGATGTGGAACAGGGACCGCTGAAACGGTCGTTGGATGATGTTGTGATGAGCTGCGTCAATGCTGTCGGTGTTGAAGTCAATACCGCGAGTAAAGAGCTGCTGATGTATGTATCGGGACTCGGACCGCAACTTGCGGCGAATATCGTGAAGCACAGAAATGAAATGGGACCATTCCCTTCACGCGCGGCGTTCAAGAAAGTGCCGAAGCTGGGGCCGAAGGCATTCGAACAATGCGCCGGATTCTTACGGATTCGCGACGGGAAAAATCCTCTGGATGCCAGCGCTGTGCACCCGGAGAGTTATCAAATCGTGGATGCGATGGCGAAGGATCTCAACTGCTCCGTGCGAGATCTGATCCAGAATCAGAATCTACCGAAGTCGATTGAACTCGAAAAATACGTAACCGGGTCCACCGGCATTCCTACACTCAGCGATATTCTGAATGAACTTTCGAAACCGGGGCGGGATCCACGCAAACATTTTGAAGTATTTCACTTTGCTGAGGGAATCGAAAAAATCGAAGATGTGAAACCCGGGATGAAACTGCCCGGCATCGTCACGAACATAACTGCGTTTGGAGCTTTTGTGGATATCGGGGTTCACCAGGATGGACTTGTTCATATCAGTCAGCTCGCGGACCGGTTTGTAAAGGACCCAAACGATGTGGTTAAGGTGCACCAGAAAGTTACCGTCACCGTTCTGGATGTCGATCTGCAACGCAAACGGGTCTCCCTTTCGATGAAGAAATAAGTCCGAACGCCTGTCAAGAAGACCACAAGCCAAGCAGTCTTCGGACCGCGATTAGATCAGCAACATGATATGCGTTGTGATCGGCAACGAGCAGCAGTTCGCGAAGGATGGTCTGGCCAGTGCCCCACGGAATCATAGCATAAAGATCGATCTCTGGTTTGATGGCAAGTGACGTGAGATCCTCACGATCCTTTCTGTATGCCGCAATACTTTTATTCCAAGCATCCACTGCGTTTGGCGCAATCGTATTGGGCCAGTAGTC is from bacterium and encodes:
- a CDS encoding RNA-binding transcriptional accessory protein is translated as MHQTHFLKISRELNVSEGQVQAVVRLLEEGATVPFIARYRKEATRSLDEVAITAIRDRFDQLVELDKRREAILKSMEESGKITPELKEKILAAETMVVLEDIYLPYRPKRRTRATIAREKGLEPLAQLIFKQGPGDPQNIALPFVIPEKGVESVEDALSGARDIIAEWINEDQFVRTKMRRLFESKSTFKSRAISGKEEEGNKYRDYFEWEEPALKAPSHRVLAMRRGEEEGFLSLRVLPPEEEAIALLETLVVKGQSLSSEQVRVASRDCYKRLLSLSMETEIRAATKKEADQEAIRVFAENLRQLLLAPPLGQKKILAIDPGFRTGCKVVCLDKQGKLLQNDTIFPLSDAGQAKAAETITRLCEKFHIEAIAIGNGTASRETETFIKKLQLPTNITIVMVNESGASVYSASEVAREEFPDQDVTVRGAVSIGRRLMDPLAELVKIDPKSIGVGQYQHDVEQGPLKRSLDDVVMSCVNAVGVEVNTASKELLMYVSGLGPQLAANIVKHRNEMGPFPSRAAFKKVPKLGPKAFEQCAGFLRIRDGKNPLDASAVHPESYQIVDAMAKDLNCSVRDLIQNQNLPKSIELEKYVTGSTGIPTLSDILNELSKPGRDPRKHFEVFHFAEGIEKIEDVKPGMKLPGIVTNITAFGAFVDIGVHQDGLVHISQLADRFVKDPNDVVKVHQKVTVTVLDVDLQRKRVSLSMKK
- a CDS encoding DinB family protein; protein product: MEKDELLRKQLRRLLDWEDAHVSFDKAIQGIPPDLQGVQPAGLPYSAWQILEHLRLCQYDILDFCRNPEYKERGFEDYWPNTIAPNAVDAWNKSIAAYRKDREDLTSLAIKPEIDLYAMIPWGTGQTILRELLLVADHNAYHVADLIAVRRLLGLWSS